In Chryseobacterium camelliae, one DNA window encodes the following:
- the pyrF gene encoding orotidine-5'-phosphate decarboxylase, which translates to MESKKDFFLECYKLGIIKFGRFTLKSGIESPFYVDLRPLASDPKILKNLANYLLDMLPLDNFDLICGVPYAALPMATAMSLESYIPLIIKRKEAKEYGTKKMIEGIYQKGHNCLLVEDVITSGKSLLETIAEIEQEDLKVADIVVVLDREQGGKQLLESKGYRVHTLFSISEVCSILKDAGKLADDEVQRIQDFLKGNHVQFKEEHRLSYESKLKCAQHSVSKKLLEIALAKKSNLIASADVTTTQELLDLAEKTGPHIIALKTHIDIISDFDYEKTILPLKELALKHQFLLMEDRKFADIGNTQELQFTSGVFKITDWADFVTSQVIGGFESLDCFRNVGVVAIVGMSSKGTLTTNSYREEALKIALSHPNVIGAVSQHKVPEDILLFTPGVNLADSGDGKGQQYNTPQHVFKTLHTDFIIVGRGIYKAEDAEKAALTYKNEGWNAYLQSLEKNPAEV; encoded by the coding sequence ATCCTAAAATCCTTAAAAACCTGGCCAATTATCTTCTGGACATGCTTCCGCTGGATAATTTCGACCTGATCTGCGGTGTTCCTTACGCGGCGCTTCCAATGGCAACAGCGATGTCACTGGAAAGCTATATCCCGCTGATCATCAAGAGAAAGGAAGCTAAAGAATACGGGACTAAAAAGATGATCGAAGGCATTTATCAGAAAGGGCATAACTGCCTGTTGGTAGAAGATGTCATTACTTCCGGAAAATCCCTTTTGGAAACCATTGCGGAAATTGAGCAGGAAGACCTTAAAGTAGCGGATATCGTAGTGGTTCTGGACCGTGAGCAGGGTGGAAAGCAGCTTCTGGAAAGCAAGGGTTACCGTGTACATACCTTATTCAGCATATCAGAAGTATGCTCTATCCTTAAGGATGCCGGCAAGCTTGCTGATGATGAGGTGCAGAGGATACAGGATTTCCTTAAAGGTAACCATGTTCAGTTCAAAGAAGAGCACCGCCTGTCTTATGAAAGTAAACTGAAATGTGCACAGCATTCCGTTTCTAAAAAATTATTGGAAATTGCATTAGCCAAAAAATCCAACCTGATTGCCTCGGCAGATGTTACCACAACACAGGAATTGCTGGACCTGGCTGAAAAAACAGGGCCGCACATTATCGCCCTTAAAACCCATATCGATATCATCTCCGATTTCGACTATGAAAAGACTATCCTTCCACTGAAGGAACTTGCTCTTAAACATCAGTTCTTACTGATGGAAGACCGTAAATTTGCAGATATCGGAAACACGCAGGAACTTCAATTTACCAGCGGTGTCTTTAAAATCACGGACTGGGCAGACTTTGTGACTTCACAGGTAATCGGAGGCTTTGAGTCCCTGGACTGCTTCAGAAATGTAGGCGTTGTAGCCATCGTCGGAATGTCATCCAAAGGTACGCTTACCACCAACAGCTACCGTGAAGAAGCCCTGAAGATTGCCTTATCGCATCCAAATGTTATCGGTGCTGTTTCCCAGCACAAAGTTCCGGAAGATATCCTTCTGTTTACACCCGGAGTTAACCTTGCCGATTCCGGAGACGGAAAGGGACAACAGTACAATACTCCCCAGCATGTATTCAAAACACTTCACACTGATTTCATTATTGTAGGAAGAGGTATTTATAAAGCTGAAGATGCCGAAAAAGCCGCCCTGACCTATAAAAATGAAGGGTGGAATGCCTATTTGCAGTCATTGGAAAAAAATCCCGCAGAAGTGTAA